The stretch of DNA TGGTGATGGCTTCCCATTGGTGTTGTATAGTTGTAAGTGTGGTTGGCTGTCCCCGTCCCATACAAGAGTCTAGCAAAGTATATGATCTTGTGAGACATGGCCTAGTGGATGTTGGCACAGAGCGGAGTGGAAGCCATGCGACAATGAGTAGGGAGATGTGACGATAGGTAAGATCCTACATGTACCAGGAGAGGATAGGAGACGAAATGCGTCATTTTTATTCCATTGCACATTGTCCCACACAAAAATTTTATtaaaccttcttcttcttcatcagtgATGCTCTCCCTTGGCAACCTCTTGTCTTATCGATTCGTCAGATATTCATGTGTCCTTGGTTATAGCTTTTGTTTCGAACTCACGTTAACACTTTTATCCAGCATTAACCTTGCCAAGTTGACATTTGTCGATCTTATCATATCACTTCATCTATTGAAACTCTCTAGATCTCTACCCAACTTGTGACCAGCAGCATGCATCTACTGAACATCCTCTATACTCAAGAGAGGTTCAGTGAGCGATGCTTTTTCATGCACTCTTATGTAAGAGTGACCGTGCAAGTTAGATTTTCATTTTGAAATGCGGGCGACAAAACCATGGGCTCGCATGGATTAAAAAAGCAACAATATACCAACATTACTTCTACATGTTCAATTACTTTATTGTTCCGTTTATCAACAAAATGAAAATACACATTCAAATTTGTATGAGAGAATGGCATATCTTTCTAACTCCGCCTATGTTGTCTCAACATAGCCGGTCCCAAGCCCGGGAAAAGGAGGAGGGTTGTGATAGGCTTGGCGAGCCAACGTAAAAACTCAGTcactcttatggagatgaaacccAAAAGATTTTCGTTGGGGCGTAACCCTCTCAGCGATGCGCCACATCGGAACCCAAGTGTGGTGGAAAATGGGCAAGGGCCGGGCCGTCACCCCCCAGGTGGCACGCCGTATCTTGATCCGGATAAGGTGGCAAGTGAGCAAGGATCGGGTCATCGCATCCTTAGTGGCGCGCTACATCGGCACCCGGATGTAGTGGAAAATGAGCAAGGGTCTTCGCATTTGACTCGACGAGTGCGAAGGGTAAGGAAGCTAGCCGAGCCTAGGAGGATTCGCTTAGGTAGCTGGAACGTAGGGTCTTTGCCAGGGAAGCTTCGGGAGCTAGTTGATGGAGCGATGAGGAgaggtgaaagcacaagtgctccctgggtggttttggtaattaatgtcaacatatctcttgttggactaacacttttacctagtatgtttcagataagttcaacaatggagtggcatggactagaggatgtggaaccccttcaagatgctaaggacaaaggattggctcaagcttcaagatcaagactctacattttctattttagtgatccaagatcacattgagtctataggaaaagccaatactatcaagaggggatgaggtgttgcttaatggcttgcttgctcaaagtgcttagtgatatgctccaaaaccctcaactaccttcccacatccacatatgacctaaaccaaaagtcaaactcggccccaccgattctatctatccggcgccaccgagtttcagatgtcatagccactgccacaaaccctagcaaatcggtttcaccgatagggatctcgatctcaccgagatgggattgtaatctctctgtgtatgtccattaccaagatcagtctcaccgagtttgagcaatcggtactaccgagattacaatgcaaactctctggttagcttattaccaaaatcggtcccaccgagtttgtgtaatcggtctcatcgagtttgcctgaccaactctctggttagcttattaccaaaatcggtcccaccgagtttgtgtaatcggtcacaccgagattacgttatgccctaaccctaaccatatcagtcctaccgagttgcatctcagtcccaccgaaaatcctaacggttactaggtttgctgaatcggtccgaccgagtttaaccattcggtcccaccgagtttggcaaattgtgtgtaatggttagattttgtgtggaggctatatatacccctccacccactcttcattcatggagagagccatcagaacatacctacacttccaatacacattttctgagagagaaccacctacacttgtgttgaggtcaagatattccattccaaccatatgaatcttgatctctagccttccccaagttgctttccactcaaatcttctttccaccaaatccaaatcctgtgagagagagttgagtgttggggagactatcatttgaagcacaagagcaaggagttcatcatcaacacaccatttgttacttcttggagagtggtgtctcctagattggctaggtgtcacttgggagcctccgacaagattgtggagttgaaccaaggagtttgtaagggcaaggagatcgcctacttcgtgaagatctaccactagtgaggcaagtccttcgtgggtgacggccgtgatggaatagacaaggttgcttcttcgtggacccttcgtgggtggagccctccgtggactcgcgcaaccgttaccctccgtgggttgaagtctccatcaatgtggatgtacgatggcaccacctatcggaaccatgacaaaaacatacGTGTCTctaattgcgtttgaatacttcaaacccttctctttacattcttgcaagttgcatgctttactttccgctgctcatatactcattgcatgcttgcttgatatgtattgtgtttgttaaacttgtgcttaaactccacttaaacttaagaatattaaaaactataacttttggcacttagtgtataatcaccccccctctagacacctcttctcgatcctttcaagaggtgttgatatcctttgtgtccaagaaaccaaatggagaggacagaaggcgaaggaggtggaggataccggcttcaagctgtggtacacggggacggctgcaaacagaaatggcgttggcatcttgatcaacaagagcctcaagtatggaGTGGTAGACGTCAAGAGACATGGGGACCGGATTATCCTGGTCAAGCTGGTAGTTGAGGACTTGGTTTTCAATGTTATCAGCGTGTATGCCCCACAAGTAGGCCACAATGAGAACACCAAGAGGGATTTCTGGGAAGGCCTGGAAGACATGGTTAGGAGTGTACCGATTGGTgagaagctcttcataggaggagACCTCAATGGCCACGTGGGTACATCTAACATAGGTTTCGAAGGGGCGCATGGGGGCTTTGACTATGGCATCGGGAATCAAGGAGAAGATATCTTAAGTTTTGCTCTAGCCTACAACATGATTGTAGCTAACACCCTCTTTAGAAAGAGAGAATCACATCTTGTGACTTTTAGTAGTGGCCAACACTCTAGccagattgatttcatcctctTGAGAAGAGAAGATAGGCGTGCGTGCCTAGACTGTAAGGTGATACCTGGAGAGAGTGTTGTACCCCCAGCATAAGCTGGTGGTTGCTGACTTCCGCTTTCATATTCGTGTCCAACGGGATAAGCGTGCCAAAGTCGCTAGAACGaagtggtggaagctcaagggggaggtagcccaggcgttcaaggagagggtcattaaggagggcccttgggaggaaggaggggatgcagacaatgtgtggatgaagatggcgacttgcattcgtatggtggcctcggaggagtttggagtgtccaggggaaggagaagcgaagataaggatacctggtggtggaatgatgatgtccagaaggcgattaaagagaagaaagattgctttagacgcctatacctggataggagtgcagacaacatagagaagtacaagatggcGAAGAAGGGTGTAAAGCGAGCTGTTGGTGAAGCAAGGGGTCGGGcatatgaggacctctaccaacGGTTAGGCACGAAGGAAGGCAAAAGGGCcatctataagatggccaagatccgagagaggaagacgagggatattggccaagtcaaatgcatcaaggacggagcaggccaactcttggtgaaggacgaggagattaagcatagatggcaGGAGTACTTCAATGAGACCAACATGCGTTTTGTGCGACgagaatgagagttctaccattgaactggacgactcctttgatgagaccaacatgcgttttgtgcggcgaatccaggagtctgaggtcaaggaggctttaaaaaggatgaaaggaggcaaggcgatgggccctgattgtatccccattgaggtgtggaaaggtctcggggacatagcgatagtatggctaaccaagcttttcaacctcatttttcgggcaaacaagatgccaaaagaatggagacggagtatattagtaccaatcttcaagaacaagggggatgttcagagttgtactaattaccaTGGAATTAAGCTaatgagccatacaatgaagctatgggagagagtcattgagcaccgcttaagaagaatgacaagcgtgaccaaaaatcagtttggtttcatgcctgggaggtcgaccatggaagccattttcttggtacgacaacttatggagagatatagggagcaaaagaaggacttgcatatggtgttcattgacttggagaaggcctatgataagataccacggaatgtcatgtggtgggccttggagaaacacaaagtcccagcaaagtacattaccctcatcaagcacttgtacgataatgttgtgacaagtgttcgaacaagtgatgttgacactgatgacttcccgattaagataggactgcatcaggagtcagctttgagcccttatctttttgcattggtgatggatgaggtcacaagggatatacaaggagatatcccatggtgtatgctcttttgcggatgatatggtgctagttgacgatagtaggacgggggtaaataggaagttagagttatggagacaaaccttgaaatcgaaagggtttaggcttagtagaactaaaaccgagtacatgatgtgcggttttagtactactaggtgtgaggaagaggaggttagccttgatggccaggtggtaccccagaaggacacctttcggtatttgggATCAATGCTGCAAGAGGAtggggtattgatgaagatgtgaaccatcgaatcaaagtcggatggatgaagtggcgccaagcttctggcattctctgtgacaagagagtgccacaaaagctaaaaggcaagttctacaggacggcggttcgacccgcaatgttgtatggcgctgagtgttggccAACTGAAAGGcaacatgttcaacagttaggtgtggtgGAGATGCGTAtattgagatggatgtgtggccacacgaggaaggatcgagtccggaatgatgatatacgagatagagttggggtagcactgATTGAAGAGAaacttgtccaacatcgtctgagatggtttaggcatattcagcgcaggcctccagaagctccagtgcatagcggacggctaaagtgtgcggagaatgtcaagagagggcgggaTAGACCGAATTTGATATGgaaggagtccgttaagagagacctgaaggattgaagtatcaccaaagagctagctatggacagaGGTGCATGGAAGCTTGTTAtgcatgtgccagagccatgagttggttacGAGATCTTATGGATTTCACCTCTAGCCTATCCAatttgtttgggactaaaggctttattgttgttgttgtagaaTGGCATATCTTTCTGTGGAACATCCTTTTTTTTCCTGCCGAGGGCCATGGAACAATCTTATCGTGGTTAGTGGGCGACATCGCTCAATCTCAGCCCTAGCGAAATCGAACGGTCAATATGATCCGAAGACAAACGGGTGCGATGACATATACACAACCCGAAGTAAAACCAAATTAACCATTCAAAGAGCACAAATGTCCAAAGGAGAAATCAGACATGATTAACAAACGCACACACACATCTAGCTGATTTGCTGGGTCCTAGCTAGGCTCGGGTACATACAAGTAAGCTTAGTCGATGGACACCCAACTGAACGAAATTAACTAAGCACGGGACTAATCGAATTAACCAAAGCGTCAATCAAGGCATCAATTAACTATTTAGGTTGCTTCTTCGTCTGGTCTTGCTGCCTTTGTCGGAGCGCCCGCTCGATGAGCAGGTTCAGGAAGTTCATCACCTGCACCGCGTACTTGAGCGCCGTCAGAGGATCCACCTCCTGCAACACGCGCACCCGGATCAAATAAGTTACATCGATCACGTCAGTCAGAGGAAACTCCAGCTTTAAATTCGTCAGAACTATGAAATTTGGCTGAAAATCCAAGCATCCAGCCTATGAAATTTTTGACAAAAGCTTTGGAGTACAGCAGGCATGTCTGAACTTGACAAAAGTTTTGAAGTCTGACAAATACTGAAACGTCTGCAATGTTCAACATCTTTTGGTGGATTTGATTGGAAACGAGATGCTTGTTTTCCAGTAGAGATTACACTCGAATTTAAATGGAATTAATACAATATAAGTTTGAAGAAATTCGGTTCCCGATTGACTCACATTTGAATGCAAGATATCTGTGTACAGTAACCAAGTAAAATGACTGAATTTTCCCATATTTTTTTGGTGAGATTCATCATTGGGAAATAAGAATATTGCTTGGGCGTTCAAATGTAAAGGCTGTAAATGATCGTAAAGTAGAATGATCAAAAGTAGATCCTCAAAAGAAGATGATCAAAATTTAGCTCGTACTCTGCATTACTAATTACCTCCGTCATGTTGGGCGCGAAGACCATGGCGACGTTGCGCGTGCCCATCCGGTTCCGCGCCTCctcgctcgccacgtccgccatgagCTGCACCGCCCAGTCGAGCAGCGCCGCCTTGGCCGCCGGCAGCTTACCGATCAACCTGGCCGCCGCGTCCTCCGTGGCGCAGcgcgccacctcctcctccggcagcGCGTCCAGCAGGCCGCCCGGCAGCTCCCTGAACCAGGCCTTGATGAGCCCCGCGAGGCAGTGCACGTCGGCGTCCTCCGGCACGGAGGCGGCGAGGTCGAGCTGGTCCCGGACGCGCTGCTCCTGCGCGCCGTCGGCGGCCACGCGGAAGATGCCCTCCGTCTTGAGCCCGCCCTGCTCGTACAGGCGGCGCTGCAGGAGGAGCAGGATGGTGGGCACGCTGTTCCCCCGCGCGTCGTGCGCGCACTGCATCGACTCCGTCGACACGCCGAACGCCGTCTTGCTGCACGCACGCCGGAGACGGAGACGATCATCGATGATTGAATGCCGAGGAGTAAGAGTAACCAATGGGACGGCGAGTGAGAGGAGGATGCGTGCGTAGCGTACCTGGCGCTGGGGGCCTTggcgagggcgggctcgggcTGGAGCTCGGCGGGGACGCCGCGGAAGCCGTGGAAGCGGTCGAAGGTGACGTGCGCGACGTGGCGCACGTCGGTGGGCCAGCCGATCTTCATCCGCTGCGGCTGGCTGCTGCCGGCGCCGGCGGCCCGGTCcagctcctcctcctcgccaccgccgccgctgccgccgccgatGTCCA from Triticum urartu cultivar G1812 chromosome 3, Tu2.1, whole genome shotgun sequence encodes:
- the LOC125549492 gene encoding rho GTPase-activating protein 2-like → MDIGGGSGGGGEEEELDRAAGAGSSQPQRMKIGWPTDVRHVAHVTFDRFHGFRGVPAELQPEPALAKAPSASKTAFGVSTESMQCAHDARGNSVPTILLLLQRRLYEQGGLKTEGIFRVAADGAQEQRVRDQLDLAASVPEDADVHCLAGLIKAWFRELPGGLLDALPEEEVARCATEDAAARLIGKLPAAKAALLDWAVQLMADVASEEARNRMGTRNVAMVFAPNMTEEVDPLTALKYAVQVMNFLNLLIERALRQRQQDQTKKQPK